TAAATTCGATGGCTGTTACCATGGGCATGTGGATAGTTTGCTTATCCAGGCAGGTTCGGGCGCCACGACATTGGGAACGCCCACGAGTCCAGGTGTTCCTCAAGATTTTGTTAAACATACAATATCTCTTCCCTATAATGATATAGACGCAGTGAATGATGTTTGTCTCAAGCGCGGGAAGGAAATTGCCTGTATTATTGTTGAAGCGGTTGCTGGAAATATGGGTGTAGTGCTTCCTCAAAAAAATTATTTAGAGGGATTGAGAGAAATAACCAAGAAGTATGGTATTGTGCTTATATTTGATGAGGTAATGACCGGTTTCAGGGTTGCGCATGGCGGTGTGCAGTCGCTTTACCATATTACTCCTGATTTAACAACCCTGGGCAAGATTATTGGTGGGGGTCTTCCGGTCGGCGCATATGGTGGCAAGAGGGAAATTATGGACACTATATCACCTATGGGTGCTGTATATCAAGCCGGTACGCTATCGGGCAATCCTGTAGCTATGACTGCTGGTATTGCTACATTAGAAATACTTAAAGATACTACTATTTATAAAGGATTAGAAGAGAAATCTCATCGATTGGCCGTAGGTATGGAAAAAGTATGTAAAGATGCTAAAATACCTGCTTACCATACACGTATAGGATCAATGTTATGTACGTTTTTTACAGACCAGCCAGTGACGGATTATACCACGGCCAAGAAATGTAATACAGAGCGATATGCAAAGTTCTTTCACGGTATGTTAGAAAAAGGTTTCTATTTTGCTCCATCTCAGTTTGAGGCAATTTTCGTATCAACATGCCATGGTGAAAAAGAAATTGATGCAACGATCGATGCTTTTAAGGAGGTAGTAAAAAGTTTTTAAACGAAGATCTGAAGGGCTATGTTCATTTCAAAATTCGTAGATAGTGTTTCTTTTTGTTGAAAGTTGATTTTCCTAATCGAACAAGCCTCGATATGGATTTTTGTATAGAGGGAAATAGATTGCCTCTTGTCAAGAAAGATAAAAATGGTAAAGATAATGAAACGTATCGTGTTATAGGATTAGTTGGGAGCTTTGGTTTCACGACTGCTGGCGCTATAGCAGGGGGATATTTTCTTGGCGGCTATTTAGATAAAAGATTTGACACCTCTCCGTGGTTTATGATGTCATTCATTATATTAGGAGTTATTGGAAGTTTTATAGAATTTTTTAAGCTAGTAAAGAAATTATTAGAAGAAAATAATAAAAACCATGATAATAGAGGATAAAGAAAAATCTCTTTTGTTTTTTGATGAGGGGTTTCCCGATAGGGTGCTTAAAACTTCTTTTTTTCTGTCACTCTTACTCGTTGTTTGCTCATTATCTTATATGTCTTTTATAGTAACTGTAAGTGTTGCTGTCGGTTGTTTTATAAGCTTAATTCTCTATAAGGTATTGTGGTGGACGATACGGCATACGATACGACATGCAATACAGCATAAGAGCTCTGAGATTAAGAAATTTCTCTTAAAAATAAACATCTTAAAGTATTT
The genomic region above belongs to Candidatus Jettenia caeni and contains:
- a CDS encoding glutamate-1-semialdehyde-2,1-aminomutase, which produces MSKRITEKSEKTFAEAQKFIPGGVNSPVRAFGAVGGTPLFIKSGTGCYLNDIDGNAYVDYIGSWGPLILGHADPRIVKRIHAAVSNGTSYGAPTEQEVRLAQLIKEAMPSLEKIRMVNSGTEATMSAIRLARGFTKRDAVIKFDGCYHGHVDSLLIQAGSGATTLGTPTSPGVPQDFVKHTISLPYNDIDAVNDVCLKRGKEIACIIVEAVAGNMGVVLPQKNYLEGLREITKKYGIVLIFDEVMTGFRVAHGGVQSLYHITPDLTTLGKIIGGGLPVGAYGGKREIMDTISPMGAVYQAGTLSGNPVAMTAGIATLEILKDTTIYKGLEEKSHRLAVGMEKVCKDAKIPAYHTRIGSMLCTFFTDQPVTDYTTAKKCNTERYAKFFHGMLEKGFYFAPSQFEAIFVSTCHGEKEIDATIDAFKEVVKSF